One stretch of Chitinophaga pendula DNA includes these proteins:
- a CDS encoding sodium/calcium exchanger protein, giving the protein MKKLFINIVLAITATLPGIFVRLAGIRLGPLNTTIIFFIALLSAGLLLSWGVEAAEKHVAKGLAIAVLALITVLPEYAVDIYYSYQAGNHPGSEYVGFAAANMTGANRLLVGMAWPLIVLLYWWRSKKKGIELHRENLIEIGFLALSSLYSFVIVLKSRIDIFDTIVLVAIYFLYLWRVSKGTREEAVEEAEVGPSAALTKLPKQKQYLIIICMAVYAAFVILLSAEPFAESLISSGESLGFNKFLLIQWLAPLASEAPTVIVMILMTLALLPTSALSALISDKINQWTLLVGMIPLAYSIGLGHMGHLPLDARQGEEFFLTAAQSLFALSLLLCLRLSLTSSLALLGLFLVQIIIAFIYSNDEPKTIVSLTWLAWIYLALTITVIIFKRKCLMSVIKQWQAKKPNEIIH; this is encoded by the coding sequence ATGAAAAAGCTTTTCATAAATATTGTACTTGCAATCACAGCTACGCTTCCCGGCATTTTTGTGCGGCTCGCTGGTATTCGTCTCGGCCCGTTAAATACCACTATTATCTTTTTCATTGCTCTGTTAAGTGCAGGACTTCTTTTGTCCTGGGGAGTAGAGGCCGCTGAAAAACATGTTGCAAAAGGATTAGCCATTGCCGTTCTTGCCTTGATTACTGTTTTGCCAGAATACGCTGTTGATATCTATTACAGCTATCAGGCGGGTAACCATCCCGGGTCGGAATATGTTGGTTTTGCTGCTGCTAACATGACTGGTGCCAACCGGCTGCTCGTTGGTATGGCATGGCCTCTTATTGTGTTGCTGTACTGGTGGCGCAGCAAAAAGAAGGGTATTGAGCTGCACAGGGAGAATTTAATAGAGATTGGATTTCTTGCCCTTTCCAGTCTTTATTCCTTTGTTATTGTACTCAAAAGCCGGATTGATATTTTTGATACAATTGTGCTGGTAGCTATTTATTTTCTTTACCTGTGGCGTGTCAGTAAAGGAACCAGGGAAGAAGCTGTTGAAGAAGCAGAAGTTGGCCCCAGCGCTGCACTTACCAAGCTTCCTAAGCAAAAGCAATATCTCATAATAATTTGTATGGCTGTTTATGCTGCTTTTGTAATTCTGCTGTCGGCTGAACCCTTTGCTGAATCTTTAATTTCTTCAGGTGAAAGTTTAGGCTTTAATAAATTCTTACTTATACAATGGCTGGCACCTTTAGCAAGCGAAGCGCCAACGGTAATTGTAATGATTCTTATGACTTTGGCTTTACTTCCCACCTCTGCACTTTCAGCCTTGATTAGTGATAAAATTAATCAATGGACATTATTAGTTGGGATGATACCCCTGGCTTATTCCATAGGTCTTGGTCATATGGGGCATTTACCGCTTGATGCACGGCAGGGCGAAGAGTTTTTTTTAACAGCCGCACAATCACTTTTTGCCTTATCGCTTTTGTTGTGTTTAAGATTGAGCTTAACAAGTTCACTTGCTTTGCTTGGTCTTTTTTTGGTGCAGATTATCATTGCCTTTATTTACAGCAATGATGAACCCAAAACAATTGTATCGTTAACCTGGCTTGCATGGATTTACCTTGCCTTAACAATTACAGTTATTATTTTCAAGAGAAAATGTTTAATGAGTGTTATTAAGCAATGGCAGGCAAAAAAACCTAATGAAATAATTCATTAA
- a CDS encoding MgtC/SapB family protein — protein MEIRFELVMVVKLLVAFALGAFIGYDREKQGKEAGIRTYAAICFGSTLFTAIADEFKDIASASRVIANIVIGIGFLGAGIISKNDASNNSQGLTSAATIWCTAAVGITVGLDMFIIAIVASSMLYFLLSLERQKWYIRWKNKINEKEKEHKSI, from the coding sequence ATGGAAATAAGATTTGAATTAGTTATGGTGGTGAAGCTTTTGGTAGCATTTGCTTTGGGAGCATTTATAGGATATGATAGAGAAAAGCAGGGAAAAGAAGCAGGGATCAGAACCTATGCAGCCATCTGCTTTGGTTCAACCCTATTTACTGCAATAGCAGATGAATTTAAAGATATAGCATCTGCCTCAAGGGTTATTGCAAATATTGTTATAGGTATCGGCTTTTTAGGAGCTGGAATTATTAGCAAAAATGATGCTTCCAATAATTCTCAAGGTCTAACCTCAGCAGCTACTATCTGGTGTACGGCTGCAGTGGGTATTACAGTGGGACTGGACATGTTTATTATCGCAATCGTAGCTTCATCGATGCTATATTTCCTGTTATCGCTGGAAAGACAGAAGTGGTATATCCGCTGGAAAAATAAAATTAATGAGAAGGAAAAAGAACACAAGAGTATCTGA
- a CDS encoding OprO/OprP family phosphate-selective porin — protein MFLILLLHLELRAQDTIPRPGVFDEGYFFIGTGDVLKFKSYVQFDGYFPSHSSPGFSEFLIRRARFAATGFFHQQFRYMLYGRYDKGKVELNEAFIEARHLSFARLRAGQFKVPFSLSNLKSSSQLDLVSRSFIVENFSPNYDIGVMVFGEDKTKYIDYAFGVFNGAGLNKRESNNSKTFISRLVISPFSASKNSFLKQLHIGGSLAIGRQKNDISNATYKLPTEVPVFVFNDSIRQNGNISVYGLDFEWLVKGFSLKGEYLHYKAESLASNLILSNFFANGFYVAATFIITGEVKPRNEKVKPNRPFDPKKGKWGAFELAGQYEKAKLSSTPLLFNLAKSLGELKAVTLGINWYVNDDIKLVFNYSKHLFNHNIKLEDKYYMNSNTLLIRLQYQF, from the coding sequence ATGTTTCTTATTCTATTGCTTCATCTTGAGCTAAGGGCACAGGATACGATTCCAAGGCCAGGTGTTTTTGATGAAGGATACTTCTTTATAGGCACAGGCGATGTTTTGAAATTTAAAAGCTATGTCCAATTTGATGGTTACTTTCCTTCTCATAGCAGCCCGGGCTTTTCCGAATTTTTGATACGAAGGGCTCGATTTGCAGCAACCGGCTTTTTTCATCAGCAATTCAGGTACATGCTTTATGGCAGGTATGACAAAGGAAAAGTAGAGTTGAATGAGGCATTTATAGAAGCAAGGCATTTATCTTTCGCACGATTGAGAGCAGGTCAGTTTAAAGTGCCTTTTAGTCTTTCCAATCTTAAATCGAGTTCACAGCTTGATTTGGTCAGCAGATCTTTTATAGTTGAAAATTTTTCTCCAAATTATGATATTGGTGTCATGGTATTTGGGGAAGACAAGACAAAATATATTGATTATGCATTTGGTGTTTTTAACGGGGCCGGGCTCAATAAACGGGAAAGTAATAACAGCAAAACATTTATAAGTCGACTGGTTATTTCGCCATTTTCCGCATCTAAAAATTCTTTTCTTAAGCAGTTGCACATTGGAGGATCTCTTGCCATTGGAAGACAGAAAAATGACATAAGCAATGCAACGTATAAGTTACCAACGGAGGTACCTGTGTTTGTATTTAATGACAGCATCCGGCAAAATGGAAACATTTCGGTTTACGGATTAGACTTTGAGTGGCTTGTTAAAGGTTTTTCACTCAAAGGTGAATATCTGCATTATAAGGCAGAAAGCCTTGCCAGCAATCTAATCTTGTCTAATTTTTTTGCAAACGGTTTTTACGTAGCTGCCACTTTTATCATTACCGGAGAAGTAAAACCAAGAAATGAAAAAGTAAAACCCAATAGGCCATTTGATCCCAAAAAAGGGAAGTGGGGTGCTTTTGAACTAGCCGGACAATATGAAAAGGCAAAATTATCAAGCACACCTTTACTGTTCAATTTAGCAAAAAGTTTGGGTGAACTAAAGGCTGTTACGTTGGGCATTAACTGGTATGTTAATGATGATATAAAACTGGTATTTAATTATAGCAAACACCTATTCAATCATAACATTAAGCTTGAGGATAAGTATTACATGAATAGCAATACTCTTCTAATAAGATTGCAATATCAGTTTTAA
- a CDS encoding FTR1 family protein — protein MNKQMPCIISYKTIRNLVISFFVSGLCSTITFSQNLPDKNNSTDVLTFHARTLINLLDYVSQDYGRAVANGKVINANEYSEMIDFTTESASLFDSITLKVNINNKNQINQQLSALLISIRHKKSKEEIATTAQQIKIQLIQLNLIDISPEQYPDVTQGKQIFLASCQSCHGTYGAADGPLSKSYNPPPVNFQNDSLMQLISPLQVFNTARLGVRGTGMRAFNELSDKELWNVAFYIKSLRFQNKLSAQQDSLNKEYNRIKSFISLSDIAHLSDKELKQKVQSQSELTIAAIRLHQNGMGNNSFEAANNYLNDALIFYTNGNSAAAEEKALYAYLEGIEPYEQQLNAVDNSIVSELENKMNDVRSAIKNKKDEREVEQKISDAKVSINKAKILLGEQTYSFWFSFFVSLSILLREGLEAVLIIITILSLLKSLQANSAIRWVHGGWMAAVGIGIASWFFTGWLISFGAQNRELMEAFGAMVAVIILVYVGFWLHKKTEAKKWKEFIEGKIVKMLDQGKLFTLAFMSFIVVFREAFESVLFLSSMQLQVDDKSRPGIWVGSLAAICIITLIANLLLRFSAKIPIRKLFQYSAIIIMILSVVLAGQSVHAFQESGWVAVTSVRLNFHSSILGIYPTIETYLAQFIVLVISVTLWFYGVKSDTKDKLR, from the coding sequence TTGAACAAACAAATGCCATGTATTATCTCATATAAAACTATCAGGAATTTAGTTATTTCATTTTTTGTATCTGGCCTATGCAGTACAATTACTTTTTCTCAAAATTTACCCGATAAAAATAATTCTACAGATGTCTTAACATTTCACGCAAGAACACTCATAAACCTGCTCGATTATGTATCGCAGGATTATGGCCGTGCGGTTGCTAATGGTAAAGTAATTAATGCTAATGAATACAGCGAGATGATTGATTTTACTACAGAGTCAGCTTCTCTTTTTGATTCTATAACTCTCAAAGTTAACATCAATAATAAAAATCAGATTAATCAACAACTTTCTGCATTACTGATATCAATCCGGCACAAGAAAAGCAAAGAAGAAATTGCAACCACTGCACAGCAAATCAAAATACAGTTAATTCAACTCAATCTTATTGACATTAGCCCCGAACAATATCCTGATGTTACGCAGGGTAAACAAATTTTTCTTGCAAGTTGCCAATCCTGTCACGGAACTTATGGCGCTGCCGATGGTCCCCTTTCTAAATCTTACAATCCGCCCCCTGTAAATTTTCAAAACGATTCTCTTATGCAATTAATTTCACCGCTTCAGGTATTCAATACAGCACGGCTTGGAGTTAGGGGAACAGGGATGCGTGCTTTTAATGAGCTTAGTGATAAAGAGCTTTGGAATGTCGCATTTTATATAAAATCATTACGTTTCCAAAATAAACTTTCTGCTCAGCAAGACTCTTTGAATAAAGAGTATAACCGTATAAAATCATTTATCAGCCTTTCAGATATCGCCCATCTTTCTGATAAGGAGTTAAAACAAAAGGTCCAAAGTCAAAGCGAGCTTACTATAGCTGCTATTCGATTGCATCAGAATGGTATGGGTAACAATTCTTTTGAAGCAGCAAATAATTATCTGAATGATGCCCTTATTTTTTATACGAATGGTAACAGCGCTGCCGCTGAAGAAAAAGCACTATATGCCTATTTGGAAGGGATTGAACCTTACGAGCAGCAACTTAATGCCGTTGATAACTCCATTGTTTCTGAATTAGAAAACAAGATGAATGATGTTCGATCGGCGATTAAAAATAAAAAAGATGAACGGGAAGTGGAACAAAAAATAAGTGATGCAAAAGTATCCATTAACAAGGCAAAAATATTATTAGGAGAACAAACTTATTCATTTTGGTTTTCGTTTTTTGTTTCTTTATCCATTTTGCTGCGTGAAGGACTGGAAGCAGTTCTCATTATCATCACTATTTTAAGCTTGTTAAAATCACTTCAGGCAAACAGCGCCATTCGATGGGTACATGGAGGGTGGATGGCGGCAGTTGGCATTGGCATAGCAAGCTGGTTCTTTACAGGATGGCTTATTTCTTTCGGTGCCCAAAATCGTGAACTAATGGAAGCCTTCGGCGCTATGGTCGCCGTGATAATTTTAGTTTATGTTGGTTTTTGGCTTCACAAAAAAACAGAAGCAAAAAAATGGAAAGAGTTTATTGAGGGGAAAATTGTAAAAATGCTTGATCAGGGAAAATTATTTACGCTTGCTTTTATGTCATTCATTGTTGTATTTCGGGAGGCATTTGAATCAGTTCTTTTTCTGTCCTCAATGCAGTTGCAGGTAGATGACAAAAGCAGACCCGGAATTTGGGTGGGTTCTCTGGCGGCCATTTGTATCATCACACTTATTGCAAACTTGCTTCTCAGATTTTCAGCAAAAATTCCAATCAGAAAATTATTTCAATATTCTGCAATAATAATTATGATATTGTCTGTTGTGCTTGCCGGTCAAAGTGTACATGCTTTTCAGGAAAGCGGATGGGTTGCAGTAACCAGCGTCAGATTGAACTTCCATTCGTCTATTCTTGGAATTTATCCAACAATAGAAACCTATCTGGCGCAATTTATTGTTTTGGTTATTTCCGTGACCCTTTGGTTTTACGGGGTAAAGAGCGATACGAAAGACAAGTTAAGATAG
- a CDS encoding manganese efflux pump — protein MFNILTGSLIISLLHAVIPNHWLPVVAIGKKEGWGLAETIRITFISGFSHVISTIIIGVLLGLIGNELAEHLENFTHVIAPAVLILLGFYFIKQHYKHYHFHLNKKEIEKKTKRSVITALAIAMFLSPCMEIEAYFLLAGIKGWYMMAMIAIMYSVITITGMIIWVRIVYKGLLKLNWHKWEHNAGIITGLTLILTGVVSFFIR, from the coding sequence ATGTTTAACATCTTAACAGGCAGTTTAATTATCAGTTTACTTCATGCAGTCATTCCAAATCACTGGCTGCCTGTCGTGGCTATTGGCAAAAAAGAAGGCTGGGGTTTAGCAGAAACAATTAGAATCACATTTATCTCAGGCTTTTCGCATGTGATTAGTACCATTATTATTGGAGTTCTGCTTGGTTTAATAGGCAATGAGTTGGCGGAGCACCTTGAAAATTTTACCCATGTTATTGCTCCGGCTGTTCTCATTCTTTTGGGTTTTTATTTTATTAAGCAACACTATAAACATTATCATTTCCATTTGAATAAGAAAGAAATTGAGAAGAAAACAAAAAGGTCAGTCATCACGGCCTTAGCGATTGCAATGTTTCTGTCGCCCTGTATGGAAATAGAAGCTTATTTTCTTTTAGCCGGTATAAAAGGATGGTACATGATGGCGATGATTGCTATAATGTATAGTGTTATTACAATAACCGGGATGATTATTTGGGTAAGGATTGTTTATAAAGGCTTGCTAAAACTTAACTGGCACAAATGGGAACACAATGCCGGAATTATAACCGGGTTAACGTTAATTCTAACAGGCGTTGTATCATTTTTTATTCGGTAA
- a CDS encoding heavy metal translocating P-type ATPase, which produces MKEQSANNKNVTLDQLSKKMDSNEAKKEVDNDGYDLKAEVSVVSPKKPLTVDLGWKENWNLIAGLAILIIVLLLEYGFKVQIPKIPALIINAIAYLFAGYKVLNLAFRKSIRGDFFNEFVLMSIATLGAFLIGEYDEGVAVMVFYGIGEWFQSVAVKRAKANIKALLDIRPEEVAVVRDGTPTVVHPSKVELGETIQLKPGEKVALDGELISENASFNTAALTGESKPDTKYKGETVLAGMVNLNTVAQVKVNALFKDSKLSRILEMVQDATARKSQTQLFISRFAKVYTPIVFFLALSLVVIPYFVVDNYVFYTWFYRALVFLVISCPCALVVSIPLGYFGGIGLASRNGILFKGGNFLDVMTKINAVVMDKTGTLTKGVFKVQQIVPNVIDKDQLVQLTAALERNSTHPVGKAIVEYAENGSGNYKVENVEEIAGHGLKGLVDGKELLAGNQKLMKKFHISYPAGIDRIADTIILIAINGQHAGHITIADEIKEDAKEAVENMHKLGIRTVMLSGDKQAVVDSVAKQIGIDEAYGDLLPEDKVNLVQKIKNEGRHIAFVGDGVNDAPVVALADAGIAMGGLGSDATIETADVVIQNDEPSRIVSAIKAGKITRRIVWQNIFLAMTVKIIVLALGAGGVANLWEAVIADVGVALLAIMNAVRIQRMKI; this is translated from the coding sequence ATGAAAGAGCAAAGTGCAAACAATAAAAACGTGACATTAGATCAATTGTCAAAAAAGATGGATAGTAATGAAGCGAAAAAGGAAGTTGACAATGATGGTTATGACCTTAAAGCTGAAGTAAGCGTAGTATCGCCTAAAAAGCCGCTTACAGTAGATCTGGGCTGGAAGGAAAACTGGAATCTTATTGCAGGTCTGGCTATTCTAATTATTGTTCTGCTTTTGGAATACGGTTTCAAAGTACAGATTCCGAAGATTCCGGCTCTTATCATCAATGCTATAGCATACTTATTTGCGGGATACAAAGTACTAAACCTGGCTTTTCGAAAATCCATTCGTGGAGATTTCTTTAATGAGTTTGTGCTTATGAGCATTGCTACTTTAGGAGCATTCTTAATTGGAGAATACGATGAAGGTGTGGCAGTGATGGTCTTTTATGGGATTGGAGAGTGGTTTCAAAGCGTTGCAGTAAAAAGAGCAAAGGCAAATATTAAAGCATTGCTCGACATTCGTCCTGAAGAAGTAGCAGTTGTGCGAGATGGTACACCAACTGTAGTGCATCCTTCCAAGGTAGAATTAGGTGAAACTATCCAACTGAAGCCAGGTGAGAAAGTAGCTTTAGATGGAGAACTTATTTCGGAAAATGCTTCGTTCAATACAGCAGCGTTGACAGGCGAAAGCAAGCCTGATACAAAATATAAAGGTGAAACAGTCCTGGCAGGCATGGTCAATCTGAATACAGTGGCGCAGGTAAAGGTCAATGCTCTATTTAAGGATAGTAAGCTAAGCCGTATTTTGGAAATGGTTCAGGATGCTACTGCACGTAAATCACAAACTCAATTATTTATTTCCCGTTTTGCAAAGGTTTATACCCCTATTGTTTTTTTCCTGGCTCTGTCATTGGTAGTGATACCCTATTTCGTTGTAGACAATTATGTCTTCTATACTTGGTTTTACAGGGCCTTAGTGTTTTTGGTGATAAGTTGCCCTTGCGCTTTAGTTGTTTCAATTCCTTTAGGATATTTTGGAGGAATTGGGCTTGCGTCTCGCAACGGAATCCTTTTCAAAGGCGGAAATTTTTTGGATGTTATGACAAAGATCAATGCTGTCGTCATGGATAAAACTGGTACACTTACAAAAGGTGTTTTTAAAGTGCAGCAGATAGTTCCCAATGTCATAGATAAAGATCAACTTGTACAACTTACCGCGGCCTTAGAAAGAAACTCCACACATCCGGTAGGCAAAGCAATAGTTGAATATGCTGAAAATGGTTCTGGTAATTACAAAGTCGAAAATGTTGAAGAAATCGCAGGACACGGGTTAAAGGGTTTGGTTGATGGGAAAGAACTATTAGCCGGTAATCAGAAGTTAATGAAAAAGTTTCACATATCCTATCCAGCAGGAATTGATAGGATTGCTGATACAATTATTCTAATCGCAATAAATGGCCAGCATGCAGGCCATATCACTATCGCAGATGAAATCAAGGAAGATGCGAAAGAAGCTGTTGAGAATATGCACAAATTGGGAATCAGAACGGTTATGCTTTCGGGAGATAAACAGGCCGTGGTTGATAGTGTTGCAAAACAAATAGGTATTGATGAAGCCTATGGTGATTTATTGCCTGAAGATAAAGTGAATTTAGTTCAAAAAATAAAAAACGAAGGCAGACACATTGCATTTGTTGGTGATGGTGTAAACGATGCACCCGTTGTAGCATTAGCTGATGCAGGCATTGCAATGGGTGGCTTAGGCAGTGATGCCACAATAGAAACTGCTGATGTAGTGATACAAAATGATGAACCCTCCCGTATTGTTTCTGCGATTAAAGCAGGCAAAATAACCCGTCGAATTGTCTGGCAAAATATTTTCCTTGCAATGACGGTGAAAATTATTGTTTTGGCTTTAGGAGCTGGCGGGGTAGCTAACTTATGGGAGGCGGTGATAGCTGATGTTGGGGTGGCACTTCTTGCAATTATGAATGCTGTGAGAATTCAAAGGATGAAGATTTGA
- a CDS encoding phenylacetate--CoA ligase family protein: MLNTKPQSHPEFKTLSIFQLLKIFWQGRKLRPHEKWNREQIKQHQEKELRKLRDFAYSNSPFYKKFHKGLENSPLHELPVLTKKELMSSWDEIVTDRSLHLKDVENFLNNLKGAELYRDKYYAYATGGTTGVKGIFIYSKKEWFKFFSIAIRSSGWINIPFHFGKKSRMAIVQSTLPWHVAGGIAFIKIPFVNMLALDTTEPLEQIVKKLNDFQPNLLGGFAENIHTLAKEQLAGRLRIKPDTITSTAETLKKEARKAIEEAWGIKPFEEYGATETGVIASECEAHNGQHIYEDLVVVEVVDNDNKIVPPGEYGNKILVTVLWNRTLPIIRYELSDHIKLDTKPCSCGRIFTLIKEIQGREENVIHLPGQAGNRVAIEPDLFFDNMVLLPIDGWQIVQEKEDTISFLILGPHKDFKEADFLKHIVDEIVKHGAKPPSVKVEYIKELKKTKLGKTITIQALKKGEK; this comes from the coding sequence ATGCTAAACACAAAACCACAATCGCATCCTGAGTTCAAAACTCTCAGCATTTTCCAATTACTGAAAATATTTTGGCAAGGACGAAAATTACGTCCCCATGAAAAATGGAACCGGGAGCAAATAAAGCAGCATCAGGAAAAAGAGCTTCGTAAGCTGCGTGATTTTGCTTATAGCAATTCACCATTTTACAAAAAATTTCACAAGGGACTTGAAAATAGTCCTTTGCATGAGTTGCCTGTACTTACAAAAAAGGAATTGATGTCTTCGTGGGATGAAATTGTCACGGACAGGTCGTTGCATTTAAAAGATGTAGAGAACTTTTTAAACAATCTAAAAGGCGCAGAACTTTATCGGGATAAATATTACGCTTATGCTACAGGCGGAACTACCGGAGTGAAGGGAATATTTATTTACAGCAAGAAGGAATGGTTTAAATTCTTCTCTATAGCAATTCGGTCAAGCGGATGGATAAATATACCGTTCCATTTTGGAAAAAAATCCAGAATGGCTATTGTTCAATCAACTCTCCCCTGGCATGTTGCAGGTGGAATAGCCTTTATTAAAATACCGTTTGTAAATATGCTGGCTCTTGATACAACAGAGCCATTAGAACAAATTGTAAAAAAGTTGAATGATTTTCAGCCCAATCTTTTGGGCGGCTTCGCAGAGAACATTCATACCCTTGCAAAAGAACAGCTTGCCGGTCGGCTTCGGATAAAACCTGATACCATAACCTCAACGGCAGAAACGCTGAAAAAAGAAGCAAGAAAAGCTATTGAAGAAGCATGGGGCATTAAACCCTTTGAGGAGTATGGCGCTACTGAAACAGGGGTTATAGCTTCCGAATGTGAAGCCCACAATGGTCAGCATATTTATGAAGACCTTGTAGTAGTGGAAGTGGTTGACAATGATAATAAGATTGTTCCACCCGGTGAGTACGGAAACAAAATTTTAGTTACGGTATTGTGGAACCGAACACTTCCTATTATTCGCTATGAACTTAGCGATCACATAAAGCTCGATACCAAACCTTGTAGCTGCGGTAGAATTTTCACTCTGATTAAGGAGATTCAAGGACGAGAGGAAAATGTGATTCATTTGCCAGGTCAAGCGGGCAATAGGGTAGCAATAGAACCAGATCTATTTTTTGATAATATGGTTTTATTGCCAATAGACGGCTGGCAGATAGTTCAGGAGAAAGAAGATACAATATCATTTTTGATTTTAGGACCACATAAAGATTTTAAAGAAGCGGATTTTTTAAAGCACATTGTTGATGAAATTGTAAAGCATGGTGCAAAGCCGCCATCAGTAAAAGTGGAATACATAAAAGAATTAAAGAAAACCAAACTTGGAAAAACAATAACAATACAAGCTTTAAAAAAAGGTGAAAAATGA
- a CDS encoding sulfite exporter TauE/SafE family protein gives MEASLIIFLFLVLICEVIGTISGFGASVFLVPLAGVFFDFKTALVLSGIVFIFSSSSKLFIFRKHINFPLILKIGIPSVIFTLLGAYLNNKVDLKIAELAMGIFLIAFAIAFLIKPDLKLKADGIKAIGGGIASGFFTGFIGTGGAIRGATLSAFNLSKNVFVSTSAGIDIGGDIGRSIIYIVNGYLDKKYIWFIPVMLVLAYSGSWLGKKLLNNISEIIFKKLVLVLILGIGAFMIYGFITGKKVIH, from the coding sequence ATGGAAGCAAGCCTGATCATTTTTCTTTTCCTCGTTTTAATATGCGAAGTCATTGGCACTATCAGTGGTTTTGGCGCATCAGTTTTTTTAGTGCCTCTTGCAGGAGTATTTTTCGACTTTAAAACCGCACTTGTCTTATCCGGTATCGTATTTATTTTTAGTTCTTCTTCTAAGCTTTTTATTTTTAGAAAGCATATTAATTTCCCTCTTATCCTGAAGATAGGAATACCAAGTGTCATATTCACTCTCTTAGGTGCATACCTGAATAATAAAGTGGATTTAAAAATTGCAGAGTTGGCAATGGGTATTTTTCTAATTGCATTTGCAATCGCTTTTCTTATCAAACCGGATTTAAAGTTAAAAGCTGATGGTATTAAAGCAATCGGAGGCGGCATAGCATCAGGATTTTTTACAGGCTTTATCGGGACAGGTGGTGCAATTCGGGGAGCAACTTTATCAGCTTTTAATTTATCAAAAAATGTCTTTGTCAGCACATCAGCAGGGATTGACATTGGAGGGGATATTGGTCGGTCAATTATCTATATAGTCAATGGCTATCTTGATAAAAAATATATCTGGTTTATTCCGGTCATGCTGGTATTGGCATACTCAGGTTCATGGTTAGGCAAAAAGCTATTAAATAATATATCCGAAATTATTTTTAAAAAGCTTGTTCTCGTCTTAATTCTTGGAATAGGAGCATTTATGATTTATGGATTTATAACAGGTAAAAAAGTAATTCACTGA